Below is a window of Humulus lupulus chromosome 9, drHumLupu1.1, whole genome shotgun sequence DNA.
CGGTAACTTACCTAACTGCCGTCCTCTTTTCCTTCTAATTTTCTCACCTGAAATGACATCTTTGAACTCGGCATATCATGAATTGAACATGTTAAAAACTTGGCAGAACAAGAAAGTTGGCTTTGAGACATGAAGGGGGCTGATACACACATGTACCTATATAGGTATAAAATACTTTAAAATGTAAGATATTTAGTGGTTATGTGGTATACAATACCTCACTATTACTCGGCCTGACATATCCAGTCAATTCCTTAGTTCGAATTCCTCATGAACAAGCTGCCACTTTTGACTCAGCTTCCTATAACAATACATTAGACAATTAATATACATAAAGCACAAAAAGTAAAGTttctttataattaaaataatataaaataaacaattatgcaaaaagtaataataaataaatgtttacACCCACTTCAAATCCGTTagattcaataaataaataaataatagaatcCAATGGCTGCGATCCCTTCATAATAGAGAGAGACTCTTCAGGGAGAAAAGTAGTAGTTCGCTATTTCTCTAACGTGTATGGTGTTGGTAAGCAACTTTTCAACAACGACTCCAAGTCTTGCTTTCTTTCTTACCAGAGAATATAGAGAGAGATCACAGAACAGGCGAAGGAGATCGAAGCTAGTCATGGCAGAGAGTGTGGTGAGTTTTCTACTGGAGAAGCTTTCGTCCCTGTTGGAAGATCAGGTGAAACTCGTGAGCGGGGAACGAGATGAAGTTGTTTTCGTGAAAAATGAGTTGGATCGTATGAGAGCTTTCTTGCGATCTGCTGATGCTACGGAAGATCACGATGAAGAAATCAAAGTGTGGGTTAAGCAAGTTAGAGAGGTCGCTTACGATGCAGAAGACATCATCGATGATTTCTTGTATAGATTTGAGCATACCAAGCGACATGGATTCTATGGTTATTTGTGTAAGATGGCTCGCGGGATCAAGAACTTGAAAGCTCGCCGTCGAATTGCCTCCCAATTGCAGAGTATCAAACGCAGAGTTACTGATATTTCTGAGGGGCGCCAGAGATATGGTTACAAACTGAGTAGTGCGGAGATCGGGTCGAGTTCGGGAACTAAACCTTGCTACTATTCTGAGGTTAGAAGCGACGCACGGTTGCTGGAAGAAGCTCAACTAGTGGGCATTGAACCAAAGAAGCAAGCTCTTTTGAGTTTTCTTATGGAGGACACCTCTCAACTACGAGTGGCTGCAGTGGTCGGAATGGGAGGGCTGGGCAAAACCGCTCTGGTGAGTAAAGTTTATAATGAGTCACGAGTAAAGAATCATTTTCATCAAATCCAAGCTTGGGTCACTGTTTCACAATCGCTCAAGCTAGATGAAGTTCTGAGACATATTATCCAACaatttttcaaaaacaccaatCTGCCACTTCCTGTTGAAGTTGAGAAGTCCATAGACACACACTTCTTAAAGACAACCATTGTTGATTTTCTCAACGATAAAAGATATGGGATGTGAATGCATGGGAAGCAGTCAAAGTTGCATTTCGGAACAACAACAATGGTAGCCGAGTAATGATCACTACTCGAATTGCAGATGTGGCCTCTTCCTCTACCAAAGATGTTGGGGGTCAGATCTTAACCTTAAATCCTTTATCTTCTGAAGATTCTTGGACTCTATTTTGTGCAAAAGCCTTTCAAGGTAATGCGTGTCCTACTCATTTAGAGGAAATTTCAAGAGACATCCTGAAAAGATGTGAGGGATTGCCTCTTGCCATTGTTGCAATAGGAAGCATGTTGGCCACAAAGGACATCAACAGGGTTGATGAATGGGAGATTGTTCACCGTTCTCTGCGGGCTGAATTACAAGACAATACAAAACTGAAAGGCATGCAAGCCATACTTTCACTTAGTTTCAATGATTTGCCTTACCACTTGAAGCATTGCTTCATGTATCTAAGTTTATTCCCCGAGGATTACTCAATTAAACCCAATGCTCTCATTCGATTGTGGATTGCTGAAGGTTTCGTAGAAGAAATTGAAGGAAGAACATTAGAAGAAGTGGCAAATGGTTGTTTCAACGAACTTCTTAACAGAAGCTTGGTCCAAGTGAATGAAAGATATAATGATAGAAGAATCAAAAGTTGTCGAGTGCACGATATTTTAAGGGAAACTATGTTTCTAAAATCGAAAGATCAAGGCTTTGCAGCAATAACTAATAAAGAGAGCAGTAAAAGGCTTCCAGAAAGAGTTCGACGCCTATCTGTGCATGAAGGAACAAATATAGATGCATCTGGAGACAATCAACTATCTCAACTGCGCTCTTTTTTCTTATTCACCAAAGAAAAAGATGTGTGCAATAAATTTGTGTCTTCATTTTCTGATCAGGGGTCAAGACTTCTCAAGGTGTTGGATTGTAAATTTGCACCAATAACCACATTTCCAGAGGGTATCACAAAGCTGTACCATTTGCGATACCTATGTTTAAGAGATACCGATGTAAGTTCAATTCCACCCTCTATTGAGAATCTTAAACACCTTGAAACGTTGGACCTCAAAAACACTCTTGTACGAGAGCTACCCAGTGAGATTTTACGATTACAGTGTTTGCAACATGTAATAGTTTATGATGTTAGAAGATTTCCGACATTGCATGGCTTTAAGGCTTTAAAAGGAATGGAATCCCTTTCTTCCTTGAGAAAACTCATTTTTGTTGAGGCAAAACAGGGTGAAACTGAGCCTATGGTATCCGTAGGAAGGCTAACACAACTGACGAGGTTAGGCATCCTACAGCTTGGAGTTGAGCACGGAGATGCACTATTCTCTTCAATTCGTGAATTAAAGCTCCTTCGTTCATTAACTTTGGATTCAAGAACAGAGGATGAAGCCCTTAGTTTCCAATTTAAATCCTTCTCATCTCTTCGATTGCTCCAGAGATTATATATAAGAGGTCGTGTGGAGAAGTCACTAGAAGGACTACAAAACCTTACAAACTTGTCTACATTATATCTGAGTGGTAGTAGGTTGCAGGTAAATCCGCTAGAGTCATTACAAGATTTGCCCAATCTAGTGTCACTCTGGTTTGATGAAAGAGCTTATGATGGGAAGTCACTATATTTTAAAGCTGGGAGTTTCTTAATGCTCAGAGATCTCCATATTTCAGAATTGGAGAACTTAAGAAAGGTGACAGTGGAAGACAAAGCATTGTCTCATCTCGAACGTATGAGTTTGATCGATTGCAAATTACTGAAGATAATGCCATTTGGAATTGAATGCCTAAGAAACCTCAAACAACTTCAATTGATAAATATGGCTGCAAAATTGACAACAACTGTATATCGTGGAAGTCAACATGTTAACTACTCAAAAGTAATGCACATTCCACATGTTTTCATTGGCCAATGGAATATTGAAACGGGACATGATGGTTATTGGCTTTAGAGATGTAagtttcattcttcttcttctgaaAACTAATgagcttttttatttatttatctatttattttattctttggtttgtaaattatatttttgaaattcAATCAcgataaaaattatttatattagaTTATTATGATTTTTATATTCAACCTTTGAAATTTAATATCACCTCCTATAACATAGATATTCTTGAATTTGAGCTAAAAGAGACATTGTGCTTATCAAAATCAATACTTGAtactattttaattttacataggTATTAAAGATGTGAGTTCGTAATAGGAAGTGGACTTTTACCTCTCTATAATTGTTGAGTACTTACTAAATGTTTTTGAAGAAGTTGGGTTTGATGTGAAAAAGTGGAAGGTGAATTTCTTCATAGAACAAAATATGATATAATTTCTTGGTTGATTTCATTATATTTTGGCTGTTATCTTGTTTTTCAAGGACTTTCCAATTCTATTGTGCTAAGAACAAAGATAACATTCTATTTGACAAAACTAGTTatctttttatttgattaattggATTCATGTTCTTTTGAGCCTTTGTAGCTCTTGTTCTCAACTTAGTATGAATATTCTTTCATCATTTTCTGTTCATCGTGTGGTGTCATTGTGCTGGCTACTAGTGCCTCTTTCTAAGACTAAAGAAGTATCAATTTTCATAATATTAGTGTCAATTATaaattcattcttttttttttttaaattacaaaaaagtAAATGAAGATATTACCAACAAAAATATTGTTTCAGTTTCAAAAGTTGTACTTATGTTCCAAATCTAACTTTTATTGTCTGATTCACATAATTTGTTACAGTATAGTGAGGCAGCTTCCAAGATATTTCTCATAAATTGCTTGTGTGCCATCTAGCAACCTCGGTTGGGGCATAATCAAGTTGTTGATTGAGCTTATAATGATTGGGAGGCACAAGTcttttgatgatgatgatgaggaggaagaagaaattgatTAAGAGTTTGACATGTTGTTGAGGGAAGTTCTGTTTTTGGAGTCGATTTTGAGATATCCGAATCTGTCTTTTTTGAGATTCACCTTACAAGATGTGCTAAAAGTTGTTGTGAATGGTGTTGAGGAGTACAAGAAGGAAGTGGATAAGATTGGAACACTTTTGCAATCTGAAGATGCAGAAGAGGAACAATTGATGTTGAGATTCTGTAATGTCAAATATCATGTGTAGAGGTTTGTTGTAATGAACTCTTTTGAGTTCTGATATTTCTTTTTGTGTTATGCTTTAGTTTAGTTTTGGAAGTTGCTTGACAATTCCCAGATGGATTTTTCAGTTGTTTCATTTTAATTGATTGCTGAGTTTCTTGATTTCTTTCTTGTTCTGCTTTTTCTTTCTTTGGTTTGTGTTAAGGTAAATTATTTGACCTTACTTATGTTACATGCAAttctagtctttttttttttgttttttttccatatataatatatattgatATTCTAAGTAAACAGATTTTTCATTACTTTGGTAAAGTGCAATCTTCAAATTCTTCTTCAAGCTCCCTCAGattagcttgcccttgccctgcAAATTTTAATCTATGCAAAATATTTATGCTCTTTTAACATAACATTACATATTCAAGAGATACTGATGCCCCTGAGAGACTTAAAAAAGGAATGCATGCAGACGAAGACtttttattgataaaaattgaattGTGATAGAAGGTATTTTTCATATTCAAATGTTCACATCTGATCTAACTTATAGTATTCATAGTCATGGTTGATTCTTAGAATGTATTCTCACTAGTTTAAGTGGTTTGATTTTAACATCCCTCAATATCAAAGACTAATAAAGAGCAAATATTTCTCAACAAgcatggaatttgttaaaattatttttgagaaaaaaaaggCACAGTAGTATTAGAAAATATCAGAGTTCAAGATATAAGAAGAGAGATACTTATGTACATTGTTCTCAAGAGTGATATATACAGAAACAGAAAGctgaattaaaaataatatataagactctgtataataataataataataacattaagTTTTTGTTCTTGATTCTGAGAACACAGAACCAGACAGTGCCACCAAAATTTGAGCCTTTCTGCTATTATGAATCTTGACTTGTATTTATCAGGTCAATCATGTATATTGTCTGTGAAGATTGTTTCAGTTAGTTAAGTCCTCACCAAATCAGCATATTGTAATATTAAAAGGCTTCAATTAGTTAAGTTAGTTGGCTGATACTTGTGATACTGGCCCAGCTATATATTGCAGTCTAAACAGCTCACTAAAGTCAAGTTTTTGTTTTGTATTCGGTTGTATCTTCACCAGTTTAGCTTGGTTCATCGTACTtgctagtgaataattaatttgcCTTTAACAGGTTTTACAGTCAGATGTCGAAGCTGCACTGAAAGTTTTAAATTTTGCCATATATCATAAAGAATTGACTGAAATGGAGGAGCGCGAGCATGAAAAAGAGAAAGAAACTGAGAGCAAACGCAGAGCTGATCGTCGTTCAGATGATCATGATACACCAGACGGTGGTGCAGCTGGAAAAGGAGGGTAAGTAATAAGCGGTCCTCTTGCTTCATAGCTAAATCTCATCTAGTTATTGATTGAGAAATTACCTGGCCAAACTGTGAGGAAGTACTACTACTACTTTTTTAATTTGCCTTTGATAGGATTAGCAACATAGAAGTATTTGCACAACACCAGGAGATCTTTCACTACCCTCCTTCATGGCTATATAACAATGTTCTGACTATATTTTTCTTTGCACAGCCCAACAATCGATGCCATGGATGTAGATGACCCTCCAACCCAATCTGCTGGTGAACTTTCTCCAGAGAGGTCTGTATCTGTAGAGGAAGAATTTGCTTCTTTTCCCCTATTCAAAGGGTTTTTCTATTTATTCTGAATTCTAATATGTCTTTCTCTGTTTCGTCTTGCAGAATAGAAGCATTCAATTCTTTATTTGGCCAGCATATGCGGGCCAATCACTTGGATACATTATCCATTGACAGAATAGAGGAGGCTGTCAACTCCAGGGCCGATGTCCGCTACACAAGTGCAGAGATAAATGTCCTATTAGAGGTACATGTACAGTATGCATACATTTTTTTAGcttcttcaatttcttccttggCTGGCCTATAATGTAAAATTTGGTGATTGCAGAAACTACAAGATGCTAACCGAGTGATGATAGCTGCCGATGGAATGGTGCATATGATATCTTGAGTTGGGTACTAAATGATGACCATTTTCAATGGCTAAATCTGGTCAGTTGTAGTATAAGTTCCCAAACTGTATTGTTCAGATGTGGCTGAGACGACTAACTGGATACCAGGGCAGCCTAATTCAGTGTCTCTCGGATGATGATATTGATGAAGAAGCATTTATTTAGTTTCGAAGCTTCATTTATATCAAAAGTGCAATCAAATGTACTGATGGATCAAAATGATTTTTTTCAAACATGACAGCAAACGAGCAAAACAAATGTAGGCAGAATTCACTAAAATTTAGGCAGTTTCTTTCAAGTAGTAAAGTTTAGTAGAATAATTTGTCTAAAAAAGACTACTACTATCTGAATTGCCTCAAATGAGATTTGACCCTATTTTCCTTCCAATGTATACTACTCACAGAATCATCACACTAACAAGAACACTAAGTGGGTGTTTGGTATGTGGTAAAGTGAATGTGAGAATAAGAATCTAAAACACTTCTCATGAACTTGGTTCAAATTTTTAGGGGTAAAGTTAATTATTTTTTGTGGGCCCTacatgtattttaagggtaaagtgaacAATTTTATACACTTGAGTTTAATGTTACCTTCATCCTAAGCCCTTCCACACTTTCCAAGTtcactcaactactcaaaacaaacaccacTAAAGTTAAAGTATTCATCTAGTTtctttaaaaaggaaaaaaaaatatctCTAGATCTTCATCTTCAACTCCAACTCAAACACACAATTCTTCCTTCATATAATCTATCTTCAATCCTattattttcattctcttctcAAACACAATCTTGAGATGAGTTCCTACATATAGAGAGGTATACCTCATCTGTTAACACCATAGGCAAGTCTGGACATCAAAGAGAAACTTCAAAGCAAAATTTCTTTCAATATGGAGCTAATGATTTTCATCTTCATTGTTCACTTCATGAGTTTCACCATGGCCAAGAACCTCTCTGTGGCAATGGAAACACT
It encodes the following:
- the LOC133800515 gene encoding disease resistance protein RPM1-like: MITTRIADVASSSTKDVGGQILTLNPLSSEDSWTLFCAKAFQGNACPTHLEEISRDILKRCEGLPLAIVAIGSMLATKDINRVDEWEIVHRSLRAELQDNTKLKGMQAILSLSFNDLPYHLKHCFMYLSLFPEDYSIKPNALIRLWIAEGFVEEIEGRTLEEVANGCFNELLNRSLVQVNERYNDRRIKSCRVHDILRETMFLKSKDQGFAAITNKESSKRLPERVRRLSVHEGTNIDASGDNQLSQLRSFFLFTKEKDVCNKFVSSFSDQGSRLLKVLDCKFAPITTFPEGITKLYHLRYLCLRDTDVSSIPPSIENLKHLETLDLKNTLVRELPSEILRLQCLQHVIVYDVRRFPTLHGFKALKGMESLSSLRKLIFVEAKQGETEPMVSVGRLTQLTRLGILQLGVEHGDALFSSIRELKLLRSLTLDSRTEDEALSFQFKSFSSLRLLQRLYIRGRVEKSLEGLQNLTNLSTLYLSGSRLQVNPLESLQDLPNLVSLWFDERAYDGKSLYFKAGSFLMLRDLHISELENLRKVTVEDKALSHLERMSLIDCKLLKIMPFGIECLRNLKQLQLINMAAKLTTTVYRGSQHVNYSKVMHIPHVFIGQWNIETGHDGYWL
- the LOC133799390 gene encoding putative disease resistance protein At1g50180, with protein sequence MAESVVSFLLEKLSSLLEDQVKLVSGERDEVVFVKNELDRMRAFLRSADATEDHDEEIKVWVKQVREVAYDAEDIIDDFLYRFEHTKRHGFYGYLCKMARGIKNLKARRRIASQLQSIKRRVTDISEGRQRYGYKLSSAEIGSSSGTKPCYYSEVRSDARLLEEAQLVGIEPKKQALLSFLMEDTSQLRVAAVVGMGGLGKTALVSKVYNESRVKNHFHQIQAWVTVSQSLKLDEVLRHIIQQFFKNTNLPLPVEVEKSIDTHFLKTTIVDFLNDKRYGM
- the LOC133800516 gene encoding DNA replication licensing factor MCM3-like; translated protein: MEEREHEKEKETESKRRADRRSDDHDTPDGGAAGKGGPTIDAMDVDDPPTQSAGELSPERIEAFNSLFGQHMRANHLDTLSIDRIEEAVNSRADVRYTSAEINVLLEKLQDANRVMIAADGMVHMIS